One Epidermidibacterium keratini DNA segment encodes these proteins:
- a CDS encoding DEAD/DEAH box helicase, giving the protein MTSLRSEATAPAPYRPPTEHTPLRPWQRRALNRYLMRRPTDFMLVATPGAGKTTFALRVARELMSGGDISQVIIVAPTDHLKTQWAQAAARVGIRIDPKFSGAVGRTSGDYDGVAATYAGIAGAPEAFARRTMIRDTLVILDEVHHAGDAKSWGGAVRKAFEGATRRLTLTGTPFRSDDDPIPFVSYETIAGGMKRSVADFSYGYREALGDRVVRPVMFMSYSGEASWRTRAGDEVTMRLGEAALAEHTQRAWRTALDAEGDWIPAVLRAAHTRLSQLRRGGSPDAGGLVIASDQSDARAYAELLEHLTGNRPTLVLSDEVGSSRQIARFSDSNDEWIVAVRMVSEGVDIPRLGVLVYATNVSTPMFFAQAVGRVIRARSASESATVFLPSIPRLRALAHEMETERDHILGAPKQADEWDEYAELEPSTADEEDEPKEASYERLHASADFDDVIFDGNAWGSAAGPSAEEEFLGIPGLLAPDQVQMLLRNRQDEQVRQADAQARADQRARGVAAGGGDGGQPEEARSHHDVLTALRRELTSLVSLRYQRSGKKHAMIHAELRRACGGPPTPLASAEQLQARIEYLRAHRD; this is encoded by the coding sequence ATGACGTCGTTGCGCAGTGAGGCCACCGCCCCGGCGCCGTACCGCCCACCGACCGAGCACACGCCGCTGCGTCCCTGGCAGCGGCGCGCGCTCAACCGCTACCTGATGCGCCGGCCGACCGACTTCATGCTGGTCGCAACGCCAGGAGCCGGCAAGACGACCTTCGCGCTACGCGTGGCGCGCGAGCTGATGAGCGGCGGCGACATCAGCCAGGTCATCATCGTCGCGCCCACCGACCACCTCAAGACCCAGTGGGCGCAGGCCGCGGCACGGGTGGGAATCCGCATCGACCCGAAGTTCTCCGGCGCCGTCGGGCGCACCAGCGGCGACTACGACGGTGTGGCTGCGACGTACGCCGGCATCGCTGGCGCACCTGAGGCGTTCGCGCGGCGCACGATGATCCGCGACACCCTGGTGATCCTCGACGAGGTGCACCACGCCGGCGATGCGAAGTCCTGGGGTGGCGCGGTCCGCAAGGCGTTCGAGGGCGCGACCCGCCGCCTGACGCTGACCGGTACGCCGTTTCGCTCCGACGACGACCCCATCCCGTTCGTCAGCTACGAGACGATCGCCGGTGGCATGAAACGTTCCGTGGCTGACTTCAGCTACGGCTACCGCGAGGCGCTCGGCGACCGCGTCGTACGCCCGGTGATGTTCATGTCCTACAGCGGCGAGGCGAGCTGGCGCACCCGTGCTGGCGACGAGGTCACGATGCGGCTCGGCGAGGCCGCGCTGGCTGAGCACACCCAGCGCGCGTGGCGCACCGCGCTCGATGCCGAAGGCGACTGGATCCCCGCCGTACTCCGCGCCGCCCACACCCGGTTGAGCCAGCTGCGCCGCGGTGGGAGCCCGGATGCCGGCGGCCTGGTGATCGCCAGCGACCAGTCCGATGCGCGCGCGTACGCCGAGCTGCTGGAGCATCTCACCGGCAACCGGCCCACGCTGGTGCTGTCGGACGAGGTGGGTTCCTCGCGTCAGATCGCCCGGTTCAGCGACTCGAACGACGAGTGGATCGTGGCCGTGCGCATGGTCTCCGAAGGCGTCGACATCCCGCGGCTCGGCGTACTCGTCTATGCCACGAACGTCAGCACCCCGATGTTCTTCGCGCAGGCCGTCGGCCGCGTGATCCGCGCGCGGTCGGCGAGCGAGTCGGCCACGGTGTTCCTGCCCTCGATCCCGCGGCTGCGCGCGCTCGCCCACGAGATGGAGACCGAGCGCGACCACATCCTCGGCGCGCCCAAACAGGCCGACGAGTGGGACGAGTACGCCGAGCTGGAGCCGTCTACCGCTGACGAGGAGGACGAGCCGAAGGAAGCGTCGTACGAGCGGCTGCATGCCTCGGCCGATTTCGACGACGTCATCTTCGACGGCAACGCGTGGGGTTCGGCCGCGGGGCCGAGCGCGGAGGAGGAGTTCCTCGGCATCCCCGGGCTGCTGGCCCCGGACCAGGTGCAGATGCTGCTGCGTAACCGCCAGGATGAGCAGGTGCGCCAGGCCGACGCGCAGGCGCGCGCCGACCAGCGGGCCCGAGGGGTCGCCGCCGGTGGTGGAGATGGCGGGCAGCCGGAGGAGGCGCGCAGTCATCACGACGTCCTGACCGCGCTGCGGCGCGAGCTCACCTCCCTGGTCTCACTGCGCTACCAGCGCAGCGGCAAGAAGCACGCGATGATCCACGCCGAGCTGCGCCGCGCCTGCGGTGGACCGCCGACTCCGCTGGCCAGCGCGGAGCAGCTTCAGGCTCGCATCGAGTACCTGCGCGCACACCGCGACTAG
- a CDS encoding methyltransferase: MQQVAALRWGTDESDAEGLRRTIGRGLREVFVAAADDPTRIRPLWTLFSRGDPLPLAKASRALGEPLLAAALEGGVLAAFEIDDEVWVRAEVSVLTAPVGELGVLVAADFGWHEDDREYVGGPGNATATLLDVVASLDVPPGLAVDVGTGSGAVAVWLRSRFATVTATDVNPRALALAELTAALNDSQIDVVQMSFVDGLTGDAALIACNPPFVVGADAPVVFRDAHPGLDPAMLAASFRAHLAPGGYAVLLANWPYRDGADARAALAAALDEVTDDASDVLLVERAVTTPEQYAAVWRDDPDEQQAWAMRLRGDGILGVGSGFIVIAAAGDDEPGQVDVAAAHQASDEPVGTAVGAWAARVRALREGDDDLASLVVRAAPAQQAEHAGVGVLRAGGPLGLAVHGPAVQIAQVAQPLLAECTEPRRVGDAIEAVPMARTLGRSAIFSLVRALVRTGLLVPCEVASTSGNKSNSETLH, translated from the coding sequence ATGCAGCAGGTAGCGGCCCTTCGGTGGGGCACGGACGAGAGCGACGCCGAGGGGCTGCGCCGCACGATCGGGCGCGGCCTGCGGGAGGTGTTTGTCGCCGCGGCGGACGACCCCACGCGCATACGTCCGCTGTGGACGCTCTTCTCGCGCGGCGACCCGCTGCCGCTGGCGAAGGCCTCACGTGCTCTGGGTGAGCCGCTGCTCGCGGCGGCGCTGGAAGGCGGCGTACTCGCCGCGTTCGAGATCGACGACGAGGTGTGGGTGCGCGCCGAGGTGAGCGTGCTCACTGCGCCGGTGGGCGAGCTCGGCGTACTCGTCGCAGCCGACTTCGGCTGGCATGAAGACGACCGCGAGTACGTCGGCGGCCCGGGCAATGCCACCGCCACCCTCCTCGACGTAGTCGCCTCGCTGGATGTCCCGCCCGGACTCGCCGTCGACGTCGGCACTGGATCCGGCGCGGTCGCGGTCTGGCTTCGCTCGCGGTTCGCAACGGTCACCGCGACCGACGTGAACCCGCGGGCGCTCGCGCTTGCCGAGCTCACCGCGGCGCTCAACGACTCGCAGATCGATGTCGTGCAGATGAGCTTCGTCGACGGTCTCACCGGCGATGCGGCACTGATCGCGTGCAATCCCCCGTTCGTGGTGGGTGCCGACGCGCCGGTGGTGTTTCGCGATGCGCATCCAGGACTCGACCCGGCGATGCTCGCCGCGAGCTTTCGCGCGCACCTCGCACCCGGCGGGTACGCCGTACTGCTGGCCAACTGGCCCTACCGCGATGGCGCCGATGCGCGCGCCGCCCTCGCCGCAGCGCTGGATGAAGTGACCGACGATGCCTCCGACGTACTGCTGGTCGAGCGGGCCGTGACGACGCCCGAGCAGTACGCCGCGGTCTGGCGCGACGATCCCGACGAGCAGCAGGCCTGGGCGATGCGGTTGCGAGGCGACGGAATTCTCGGCGTCGGATCGGGGTTCATCGTGATAGCCGCCGCCGGCGATGACGAGCCAGGACAGGTCGACGTCGCCGCGGCGCACCAGGCGAGCGATGAGCCGGTGGGGACTGCTGTCGGCGCGTGGGCGGCACGTGTCCGCGCACTCCGCGAGGGCGATGACGACCTCGCCTCACTCGTTGTGCGGGCCGCCCCCGCACAGCAGGCGGAGCACGCCGGGGTCGGCGTACTGCGCGCTGGCGGACCGCTGGGCCTTGCCGTCCATGGACCCGCGGTGCAGATCGCCCAGGTTGCCCAGCCGCTGCTTGCCGAGTGCACCGAGCCGCGGCGGGTCGGTGATGCGATCGAGGCCGTGCCGATGGCGCGGACGTTGGGGCGCTCAGCGATCTTCTCGCTCGTGCGCGCCCTGGTCCGCACCGGGCTGCTGGTTCCGTGTGAGGTCGCGAGCACCAGCGGGAACAAATCGAACTCGGAGACGTTGCACTAA
- a CDS encoding bifunctional acetate--CoA ligase family protein/GNAT family N-acetyltransferase, producing the protein MTTDPSTRTTTAAVTADPAATEAAAAEPASSTAPSGDAPVANDDRPKSPQDYDYPRGWEADVIASDGGTVHVRPITPADADKLVAMHGRTSERTRYLRFFGPYPRVPARDLERFVNVDHHDRVALIVLLGNDIIGVGRYDRYPDSDTAEVAFLIEDAHQGRGLGPMLLEHLAAAARESGITRFAADVLAENGRMVRTFLDAGYSPSRAYEEGVVRLEFPVEPTETSQAVSYSREQRSEARSLERLLTATSVAVIGASNDHTKLGYAVVNNLLSFGLDGPIYPVNPTAAHVAGVPAYRSVLDIPHDLDLAVITVPADQVEGVVEECGQKNVRGLVVISGGFSEKDEHGRTEQQKLVETARAYGMRVVGPNCLGVVNTRADVRLNATISPNVPPPGRVGFFCQSGALGVAILADAHRRGLGMSTFVSAGNRADVSGNDLLQYWATDDRTEVILLHLESFGNPRKFARLTRQIARDKPIVAVKSGRHTGAKAGIAAAVPIPDDIVEALFESSGVMRVDTLEQSFDLAMLLAHQPLPRGQRVGVVGNSSALGLLVQDACLSNGLEVSEGYPVDIGPEGSVEAFESALAGALADDNVDSLVAVFVPPVVTDARPYAEALGRLSMNSEKPIVTTFQGISGIPAGLQEVGGGGELLRGSVPSYVSPERGVLALAKATSYYAWRSKPEGTPVDAEDVDNKQAAATIYGVLEKEPEGRVLSPEETEELLGAYGIVSDARDPGDDGIPVTIGLRDDSSFGALVSFGLSGLALELFHDTAYRALPLSDTDIDELIREPRAFPLLDGYRGQPKVDLDALHDLIARVVTLGEHNPEVRSLQLDPVIVTPDGACVTRASVRIGPPVNLGPRRLAPAI; encoded by the coding sequence ATGACGACCGACCCGAGCACCCGCACGACCACCGCGGCCGTGACCGCCGACCCCGCGGCCACGGAAGCCGCCGCTGCCGAGCCCGCCTCGAGTACGGCGCCGTCGGGCGACGCGCCGGTCGCGAACGACGACCGGCCGAAGTCGCCGCAGGACTACGACTACCCCCGCGGCTGGGAGGCCGACGTCATCGCCTCCGACGGAGGCACTGTCCACGTGCGCCCCATCACGCCGGCCGATGCCGACAAGCTCGTCGCGATGCACGGGCGGACGTCTGAGCGGACCCGCTACCTGCGCTTCTTCGGACCCTATCCGCGGGTGCCGGCGCGCGATCTTGAGCGTTTCGTCAACGTCGACCACCACGATCGCGTCGCGCTGATCGTGCTGCTCGGCAACGACATCATCGGCGTGGGTCGCTACGACCGCTACCCGGACTCCGACACCGCCGAGGTCGCGTTCTTGATCGAGGATGCCCACCAGGGCCGCGGGCTCGGCCCGATGCTGCTGGAACACCTCGCCGCGGCGGCGCGCGAGAGTGGGATCACCCGGTTCGCCGCCGACGTACTCGCCGAAAACGGCCGCATGGTCCGCACCTTCCTCGACGCCGGCTACAGCCCCAGCCGTGCCTACGAAGAAGGCGTGGTGCGCCTGGAGTTCCCAGTCGAGCCGACCGAGACTTCCCAAGCGGTCTCCTACTCGCGCGAGCAGCGTTCTGAAGCGCGCTCGCTCGAGCGGCTGCTCACCGCCACGTCCGTCGCGGTGATCGGCGCGTCCAACGACCACACCAAACTCGGGTACGCCGTCGTCAACAACCTGCTCAGCTTTGGGCTGGACGGGCCCATCTACCCGGTCAACCCCACCGCGGCCCACGTCGCGGGGGTCCCGGCGTACCGCTCGGTGCTGGACATCCCGCACGACCTCGACCTCGCCGTCATCACCGTGCCGGCCGACCAGGTCGAGGGCGTCGTCGAGGAGTGCGGACAGAAGAACGTGCGCGGACTCGTGGTGATCTCCGGCGGGTTCTCCGAGAAGGACGAGCACGGGCGCACCGAGCAGCAGAAGCTTGTCGAGACGGCGCGCGCCTACGGCATGCGCGTCGTCGGGCCCAACTGCCTCGGCGTGGTCAACACCCGTGCCGACGTGCGGCTGAACGCCACCATCTCGCCTAACGTGCCGCCACCGGGCCGTGTCGGGTTCTTCTGCCAGTCCGGTGCGCTGGGGGTGGCGATTCTCGCCGACGCGCACCGCCGCGGCCTCGGCATGTCCACGTTCGTCTCGGCTGGCAACCGCGCCGACGTCTCCGGTAACGACCTGCTGCAGTACTGGGCCACCGACGACCGCACCGAGGTCATCCTGCTGCACCTGGAGAGCTTCGGTAACCCGCGCAAGTTCGCCCGGCTGACCCGTCAGATCGCGCGCGACAAGCCGATCGTCGCGGTCAAGAGCGGCCGGCACACCGGTGCCAAGGCCGGCATCGCGGCCGCCGTACCGATTCCGGACGACATCGTCGAGGCGCTGTTCGAGTCCTCGGGTGTCATGCGGGTCGACACGCTCGAGCAGAGCTTCGATCTGGCCATGCTGCTTGCGCACCAGCCGCTGCCGCGCGGCCAGCGGGTCGGTGTCGTCGGGAACTCCTCGGCGCTCGGGTTGCTGGTGCAGGACGCATGTCTGAGCAACGGGCTCGAGGTCAGCGAGGGCTATCCGGTCGACATCGGCCCCGAGGGCTCGGTCGAGGCGTTCGAGTCGGCCCTCGCCGGCGCGCTCGCCGACGACAACGTCGACTCGCTGGTCGCGGTCTTCGTGCCGCCGGTGGTGACCGACGCCCGGCCGTACGCCGAGGCGCTCGGGCGGCTCAGCATGAACTCTGAAAAACCGATCGTGACGACATTCCAAGGCATCAGCGGGATTCCGGCCGGCCTGCAGGAGGTCGGCGGCGGGGGAGAGCTGCTGCGCGGATCTGTGCCGAGCTACGTCAGCCCGGAGCGCGGCGTACTCGCGCTCGCCAAGGCGACGTCGTACTACGCCTGGCGCAGCAAGCCCGAGGGCACACCGGTCGATGCCGAAGATGTCGACAACAAGCAGGCGGCCGCGACGATCTACGGAGTCCTGGAGAAGGAGCCCGAAGGCCGGGTGCTCAGCCCCGAGGAGACCGAGGAGCTGCTGGGTGCCTACGGCATCGTCAGCGACGCGCGCGATCCGGGCGACGACGGCATTCCGGTCACCATCGGGCTGCGCGATGACTCGTCGTTCGGTGCGCTGGTGAGCTTCGGTCTCAGTGGCCTGGCGCTGGAGCTGTTCCACGACACGGCGTACCGCGCCCTGCCACTGTCGGACACCGACATCGACGAACTCATCCGTGAGCCGCGCGCGTTCCCGCTGCTCGATGGCTACCGCGGCCAGCCGAAGGTCGACCTCGATGCGTTGCACGACCTCATCGCGCGGGTGGTGACCCTCGGCGAGCACAACCCCGAGGTGCGCTCGCTGCAGCTCGACCCGGTCATCGTCACTCCCGACGGTGCGTGCGTCACCCGCGCCAGCGTGCGCATCGGGCCGCCGGTCAACCTCGGTCCGCGCCGCCTCGCCCCCGCGATCTAG
- a CDS encoding DUF3039 domain-containing protein → MSTETLDRVDERPELKDTDSSKDDEVFHYVRKSKIAQSAVMGDYVVALCGETFPVTKAPKPGSPVCKDCKEIYESLPKGKE, encoded by the coding sequence ATGAGCACCGAGACTCTCGACCGCGTCGATGAGCGCCCCGAGCTCAAAGACACCGACTCCTCGAAGGACGACGAGGTATTCCACTACGTCCGCAAGTCGAAGATCGCGCAGAGCGCGGTCATGGGCGACTACGTGGTGGCGCTGTGCGGCGAGACCTTCCCGGTGACCAAGGCGCCCAAGCCGGGATCGCCGGTGTGCAAGGACTGCAAGGAGATCTACGAGTCCCTTCCCAAGGGCAAAGAGTAG
- a CDS encoding NAD(P)/FAD-dependent oxidoreductase, with product MAVVIVGAGHGGVETAGALRRLGYDGTITVVDGDDAVPYERPPLSKRFLGGEEHLSLRGPSFFSDENIDLRLGTAVAAIDRQRRVVRLSDDAELAYEHLVLATGSRPRRLPVSGGEHAVSLHSLADATALRARLASARSLAIIGAGFIGMELAAHARTHELAVTVLELSDRPMDRVLSPTVSGYFEQLHREHGVDLRTSTGASEILDTGSGATVRTDVGDEVAADVVVAAVGAVPQISLATEAGLEVAAGVLVDEQLRTSDQQIYAIGDCAQYVHPLTGGQVRLEAVANATDQGTHVAGSICGASAPYSAVPWFYTDQYDARLRIAGIWRPGEQVVRGSLGSGTVFTFDGDTLVCAESINAPREHMACRKLVGTSEVLSATMATDPNVDLRELAKAAS from the coding sequence GTGGCCGTCGTGATCGTCGGCGCCGGGCATGGCGGCGTCGAGACTGCGGGTGCGCTGCGCCGGCTCGGGTACGACGGCACGATCACGGTCGTCGATGGCGATGACGCCGTCCCGTATGAGCGACCGCCGCTGAGCAAGCGGTTCCTCGGTGGCGAGGAACATCTGAGCCTGCGCGGCCCGTCCTTCTTCTCCGACGAGAACATCGACCTTCGCCTGGGCACCGCGGTCGCCGCGATCGACCGGCAGCGACGCGTTGTCAGGCTCAGCGACGACGCCGAGCTCGCCTACGAGCACCTCGTGCTCGCAACCGGTTCACGCCCGCGTCGGCTGCCGGTCTCTGGCGGCGAACACGCGGTCTCGTTGCACAGCCTCGCCGACGCCACCGCGCTGCGCGCGCGCCTGGCCTCGGCACGCTCGCTGGCGATCATCGGCGCAGGTTTCATCGGCATGGAGCTCGCCGCCCACGCGCGCACTCATGAGCTTGCGGTGACCGTCCTTGAGCTCAGCGACCGACCGATGGACCGGGTGCTCTCCCCCACCGTGTCGGGCTACTTCGAGCAGCTCCATCGCGAGCACGGAGTCGATCTGCGCACCAGCACCGGGGCAAGCGAGATACTCGACACCGGCTCGGGCGCCACGGTCCGCACCGACGTCGGTGACGAGGTCGCTGCCGACGTCGTGGTCGCCGCAGTGGGCGCCGTACCCCAGATCTCCCTGGCGACCGAGGCCGGGCTCGAGGTCGCGGCCGGCGTACTCGTCGATGAGCAGCTGCGCACGAGCGACCAGCAGATCTATGCCATAGGCGACTGCGCGCAGTACGTGCATCCGCTCACCGGCGGGCAGGTGCGCCTTGAGGCGGTCGCCAACGCGACCGACCAGGGCACGCACGTCGCAGGGAGCATCTGCGGTGCCAGCGCGCCGTACTCAGCGGTGCCGTGGTTCTACACCGACCAGTACGACGCCCGCCTGCGGATCGCGGGCATCTGGCGGCCCGGTGAGCAGGTGGTGCGCGGATCGCTCGGGTCGGGGACCGTCTTTACCTTCGACGGCGACACGCTGGTGTGTGCCGAGAGCATCAATGCCCCACGCGAGCACATGGCCTGCCGCAAGCTGGTCGGCACGTCAGAGGTGCTGAGCGCCACGATGGCCACCGATCCGAATGTTGACCTGCGCGAGCTGGCCAAGGCCGCCTCGTAA
- the sigB gene encoding RNA polymerase sigma factor SigB yields MSTTTADNNTTNTKAAKSDDAGFETASESTQTTDLVRVYLTSIGKVKLLTAEQEVDLARRIEAGLYAEQLLADPKRRFGEAKRRDLRAVAKDGQAAKKHLLEANLRLVVSVAKRYTGHGLSFLDLIQEGNLGLVRAVEKFDYAKGFKFSTYATWWIRQAISRAMADSGRSIRLPVHLAEQVNRVVRTRRRLQQELTQEPSIEEIAAELDITPAKVAQLLEHSRDIMSLDQTVGADEDAAFGDFIEDTDTPAAEDLVDFDMMRDDVRKVVEGLDEREQRLVARRFGLNGEKPYTLEQIGKEFGMSRERVRQIERQTMAKLRTPERSGALKAYLR; encoded by the coding sequence ATGTCCACCACGACAGCAGATAACAACACCACCAATACCAAGGCAGCGAAGAGCGACGACGCCGGGTTCGAGACCGCGAGCGAGAGCACCCAGACGACCGACCTGGTGCGCGTGTACCTGACCTCGATCGGCAAGGTCAAGCTGTTGACCGCCGAGCAGGAGGTCGATCTGGCCCGCCGGATCGAGGCTGGGCTGTACGCCGAGCAGCTGCTCGCCGACCCGAAGCGCCGCTTCGGCGAGGCCAAGCGCCGCGACCTGCGTGCGGTCGCCAAGGATGGGCAGGCGGCAAAGAAGCACCTGCTTGAGGCAAACCTGCGCCTGGTCGTATCGGTCGCCAAGCGCTACACCGGCCACGGCCTGTCGTTCTTGGATCTGATCCAGGAGGGCAACCTCGGTCTCGTCCGCGCGGTCGAGAAGTTCGACTACGCCAAGGGCTTCAAGTTCTCGACGTACGCCACGTGGTGGATCCGCCAGGCGATCTCGCGGGCGATGGCCGACTCGGGTCGCTCGATCCGGCTGCCGGTGCACCTCGCCGAGCAGGTCAACCGCGTGGTCCGCACTCGCCGCCGCCTGCAGCAGGAGCTGACCCAGGAGCCGTCGATCGAGGAGATCGCGGCCGAGCTCGACATCACGCCGGCCAAGGTCGCGCAGCTGCTTGAGCACAGCCGCGACATCATGAGCCTCGACCAGACGGTCGGTGCCGACGAGGACGCTGCTTTCGGCGACTTCATCGAAGACACCGATACTCCGGCGGCCGAGGACCTGGTCGACTTCGACATGATGCGCGATGACGTGCGCAAGGTCGTCGAGGGCCTGGATGAGCGCGAGCAGCGCCTCGTTGCCCGCCGCTTCGGGCTCAACGGCGAGAAGCCTTACACCTTGGAGCAGATCGGCAAGGAGTTCGGCATGTCGCGCGAGCGGGTGCGGCAGATCGAGCGCCAGACCATGGCCAAGCTGCGCACCCCGGAGCGCTCCGGCGCCCTGAAGGCCTACCTGCGGTAG
- a CDS encoding acetoin utilization protein AcuC: MSDRRVREQGDSDESVAVIWSDDYLKYDLGGDHPMHPVRIDLTMRLARDLGVLDRPGVSLHTPTPATEQQLLRVHNERYLAAVREAPVQPWGIGHGLGTDDNPIFWGMYESAAMIAGGTRLAAELVWDGTVKHAVNIGGGMHHAMPGSAAGFCIFNDLTVAIADLLERGAKRVAYVDVDVHHGDGVQAAFYNDPRVLTISVHQSPLSLWPHTGFPSEVGRDDAVGTAVNVALPAETSDGQWLSAFEATVPSLLRAFNPEIIVTQCGCDTHHEDPLADLALTVDGQDAIYGRLHELAHELCDGKWVATGGGGYGLVRAVPRSWTHLLARASGSPIDPDAEIPQAWLDELAQAKLPDFMPRGSGYATPPPRMGEGARIDLQPWNGSADDSPLHRAIYAARHASFPLAGLDPADPRD, from the coding sequence ATGAGCGATCGACGGGTTCGCGAGCAGGGCGATAGCGACGAGAGTGTCGCGGTCATCTGGTCCGATGACTACCTGAAGTACGACCTGGGTGGCGACCATCCCATGCACCCGGTCCGCATCGACCTGACGATGCGGCTGGCGCGCGATCTCGGCGTACTCGACCGTCCGGGCGTCTCGCTGCACACGCCCACTCCGGCAACCGAGCAGCAGCTGCTGCGGGTGCACAACGAGCGCTATCTGGCCGCGGTCCGCGAGGCGCCGGTCCAGCCGTGGGGGATCGGGCATGGGCTCGGCACCGACGACAACCCGATCTTCTGGGGCATGTACGAGTCGGCCGCGATGATCGCCGGCGGCACGCGCCTGGCGGCAGAGCTCGTGTGGGACGGCACCGTGAAGCACGCGGTGAACATCGGCGGCGGCATGCACCACGCCATGCCCGGCAGCGCGGCCGGCTTCTGCATCTTCAACGATCTCACCGTCGCGATCGCCGATCTGCTCGAGCGCGGCGCGAAGCGGGTGGCGTACGTCGATGTCGACGTCCATCACGGTGATGGCGTACAGGCCGCGTTCTACAACGACCCCAGGGTGCTGACGATCAGCGTGCATCAGAGCCCGCTGTCACTGTGGCCGCATACCGGCTTTCCGAGTGAGGTCGGGCGCGACGACGCGGTCGGTACGGCGGTCAACGTCGCGCTGCCTGCCGAGACCAGCGACGGGCAGTGGTTAAGCGCGTTTGAGGCGACCGTGCCGTCGCTGCTGCGGGCCTTCAACCCGGAGATCATCGTGACGCAGTGCGGGTGCGATACCCATCACGAGGATCCGCTGGCCGACCTCGCGTTGACCGTCGACGGGCAGGACGCGATCTACGGTCGCCTGCACGAGCTCGCCCACGAGCTGTGTGACGGCAAGTGGGTAGCGACCGGTGGTGGCGGCTACGGGCTCGTGCGGGCGGTGCCACGCTCCTGGACGCACCTGCTGGCGCGCGCGTCGGGATCACCGATCGACCCGGATGCCGAGATCCCGCAGGCCTGGCTCGACGAGCTCGCGCAGGCCAAGCTTCCGGACTTCATGCCGCGCGGCAGCGGCTACGCCACGCCGCCGCCGCGGATGGGCGAGGGCGCGCGGATCGACCTACAGCCGTGGAACGGATCTGCCGACGACAGCCCGCTGCACCGCGCGATCTATGCCGCACGTCACGCGAGCTTTCCGCTTGCCGGGCTCGATCCGGCCGACCCTCGTGACTAA
- a CDS encoding DUF7455 domain-containing protein, whose amino-acid sequence MNATVPVAPDSTVELKATDRCDRCGARATTRATMASGLELLFCGHHAREYEAALKDQEFALS is encoded by the coding sequence ATGAACGCCACGGTTCCGGTTGCACCCGATAGCACAGTCGAACTCAAGGCCACGGACCGCTGCGACCGCTGCGGTGCACGCGCAACCACCCGCGCAACCATGGCCTCGGGTCTTGAGCTTCTCTTCTGCGGACACCACGCCCGGGAGTACGAAGCGGCCCTGAAGGATCAGGAGTTCGCCCTGAGCTAA
- a CDS encoding DUF3099 domain-containing protein, whose translation MKKRDSVRPHLVTSAPQSREEEFAARKRRYVLTMASRAILLVVALLCATVSIWLAIGVGIISAILPWIAVVMANEGPPKSSPYYRAGRDRAPADHARQEEPDRRVIAAGPVIIDENGSTVRSPEKGTTA comes from the coding sequence ATGAAGAAGCGTGACTCGGTCCGTCCGCACCTAGTTACCTCTGCTCCGCAGTCCCGCGAGGAGGAGTTCGCCGCCCGCAAGCGTCGATACGTGCTGACCATGGCCTCGCGCGCCATCCTGCTCGTGGTCGCGCTGCTGTGCGCCACGGTCAGCATCTGGCTCGCCATCGGCGTCGGCATCATCAGTGCCATCCTGCCGTGGATCGCCGTGGTGATGGCCAACGAGGGCCCACCGAAGTCATCGCCCTACTACCGTGCCGGCCGCGACCGCGCCCCCGCCGATCACGCGCGGCAGGAGGAGCCAGATCGCAGGGTCATCGCGGCAGGCCCGGTGATCATCGACGAGAATGGGTCGACGGTCCGTAGCCCCGAGAAAGGCACCACAGCATGA